The following coding sequences are from one Rathayibacter sp. VKM Ac-2760 window:
- a CDS encoding Fe-S oxidoreductase, which yields MSALRRAVAAVALDPAITRPGYLFACAVGLAWGALWSTGPIERRDGLVVFTGLPAWAFGRGGSCVGMSYLTADNVSDRVLEHEAVHKRQWRTYGMWFPLLYFVAGRDPLQNRFEIEAGLEKGGYIRGR from the coding sequence GTGAGCGCCCTCCGGCGCGCCGTCGCCGCCGTCGCGCTCGACCCGGCGATCACCCGCCCCGGCTACCTCTTCGCCTGCGCGGTGGGGCTGGCCTGGGGCGCCCTCTGGAGCACCGGGCCGATCGAGCGTCGCGACGGGCTGGTCGTCTTCACCGGCCTGCCCGCGTGGGCGTTCGGCCGCGGCGGCTCCTGCGTCGGGATGAGCTACCTGACCGCCGACAACGTCTCCGACCGGGTGCTGGAGCACGAGGCCGTGCACAAGCGGCAGTGGCGCACCTACGGCATGTGGTTCCCGCTGCTGTACTTCGTCGCCGGGCGCGACCCGCTGCAGAACCGCTTCGAGATCGAGGCGGGCCTGGAGAAGGGCGGCTACATCCGTGGTCGCTGA
- a CDS encoding NAD(P)/FAD-dependent oxidoreductase codes for MTTPSTDAAATAPAPADTFDLIVIGAGPVGENIADRAVQGGLTAAIVESELVGGECSYWACMPSKALLRAPMALRAARDLPGAAQAVTGGVDVAAVLAHRDSVTSGFDDHGQVQWLEGAGIELVRGHGRLSGEREVSVTAPDGSVRVLHARSAVAVATGTSAVVPDVPGLRAAAPWTSREATSAEIVPPRLIVVGGGVVACEMATAYAGLGSSVTLLARSGLLAPFEPFAGELVADSLRELGVDVRLGGSPASVERRADGTVAVTLEGGDVVEGDEILAATGRAPQTGDIGLEVVGLEPGDPLHVDDTMLVLGEDGSPVGSGAPWLYGVGDVNHRALLTHQGKYQARAAGDVIVARSTGAEVKDSPWGAHVATADHEAVPQVVFTDPEVASVGLTAAAAEKAGYRIRSVDYEIGSVAGASLAAVGYRGTARMVVDEDRRVVLGVTFVGKEVGELVHSATVAVVGEVPLARLWHAVPSYPTISEVWLRLLETYGRDSA; via the coding sequence ATGACCACGCCGAGCACCGACGCCGCAGCGACCGCACCCGCCCCCGCCGACACCTTCGATCTGATCGTGATCGGCGCCGGACCCGTCGGCGAGAACATCGCCGACCGCGCGGTGCAGGGCGGACTCACCGCCGCGATCGTCGAGAGCGAGCTCGTGGGCGGCGAGTGCTCCTACTGGGCCTGCATGCCGTCCAAGGCGCTGCTGCGCGCGCCGATGGCGCTGCGCGCCGCCCGCGATCTCCCCGGAGCGGCGCAGGCCGTCACCGGCGGCGTCGACGTCGCCGCGGTCCTCGCGCACCGCGACTCCGTCACCAGCGGCTTCGACGACCACGGCCAGGTGCAGTGGCTCGAAGGCGCCGGCATCGAGCTCGTCCGCGGCCACGGCCGCCTCAGCGGTGAGCGCGAGGTCAGCGTCACCGCCCCGGACGGCTCGGTCCGCGTCCTGCACGCCCGGAGCGCCGTCGCCGTCGCGACCGGCACCTCCGCCGTGGTCCCCGACGTCCCCGGTCTGCGCGCGGCCGCGCCCTGGACCAGCCGGGAGGCGACCAGCGCCGAGATCGTGCCGCCGCGGCTGATCGTCGTCGGCGGCGGCGTGGTCGCCTGCGAGATGGCCACCGCCTATGCGGGTCTCGGCTCCTCGGTGACCCTGCTCGCCCGCAGCGGCCTGCTCGCGCCGTTCGAGCCGTTCGCCGGCGAGCTCGTCGCCGACTCCCTCCGCGAGCTCGGCGTCGACGTCCGCCTCGGCGGCTCCCCCGCGTCGGTCGAGCGCCGCGCCGACGGAACCGTCGCCGTCACCCTCGAGGGCGGCGACGTCGTCGAGGGCGACGAGATCCTGGCCGCCACCGGCCGCGCTCCGCAGACCGGCGACATCGGCCTCGAGGTCGTCGGCCTCGAGCCGGGCGACCCGCTGCACGTCGACGACACGATGCTCGTCCTCGGCGAGGACGGCTCCCCCGTCGGCTCGGGCGCCCCGTGGCTCTACGGCGTCGGCGACGTCAACCACCGCGCACTGCTGACCCACCAGGGCAAGTACCAGGCCCGCGCCGCCGGCGACGTGATCGTCGCGCGCAGCACCGGCGCCGAGGTGAAGGACTCGCCGTGGGGCGCGCACGTCGCGACGGCCGACCACGAGGCCGTGCCGCAGGTCGTCTTCACCGACCCCGAGGTCGCCTCCGTCGGCCTCACCGCCGCCGCGGCCGAGAAGGCCGGCTACCGCATCCGCTCGGTCGACTACGAGATCGGCAGCGTCGCGGGCGCCTCGCTCGCCGCCGTGGGCTACCGGGGCACCGCGCGGATGGTCGTCGACGAGGACCGCCGGGTCGTCCTCGGCGTCACCTTCGTCGGCAAGGAGGTCGGCGAGCTCGTGCACTCCGCGACCGTCGCCGTCGTCGGCGAGGTGCCGCTGGCGCGCCTCTGGCACGCCGTGCCGTCGTACCCGACCATCAGCGAGGTCTGGCTGCGCCTGCTCGAGACCTACGGGCGCGACAGCGCGTGA
- a CDS encoding ribonuclease E inhibitor RraB produces the protein MSEQSTAPDTSAVGTPAPGTPVSSAPVSSTPASSRPSALEAQRERAAQQLEVRLRYGDQVCELREVDHFAVFSSRSRARRAGRALVASGFEIAISRLRLRLVLVASHHAAVDEEATTAFLRQVIDAVEREGGRYDGWRAEIVPAH, from the coding sequence ATGAGCGAGCAGAGCACCGCGCCGGACACCTCGGCCGTCGGCACCCCGGCGCCCGGGACGCCCGTGTCCTCCGCCCCCGTGTCCTCCACCCCCGCGTCCTCCCGCCCCTCGGCTCTCGAGGCGCAGCGCGAGCGCGCCGCACAGCAGCTCGAGGTCCGCCTCCGCTACGGCGACCAGGTCTGCGAGCTGCGCGAGGTCGACCACTTCGCCGTCTTCTCGAGCCGCTCGCGGGCCCGCCGCGCCGGCCGGGCGCTGGTCGCCTCGGGCTTCGAGATCGCGATCTCCCGGCTGCGCCTGCGGCTCGTGCTGGTCGCGAGCCACCACGCCGCGGTGGACGAGGAGGCGACCACCGCCTTCCTCCGCCAGGTGATCGACGCGGTCGAGCGCGAGGGCGGCCGCTACGACGGCTGGCGCGCCGAGATCGTGCCCGCGCACTGA
- a CDS encoding crotonase/enoyl-CoA hydratase family protein has product MSDERRRVRTERRGHVLEIVLDRPEKRNAADFALLTELAAAYGVLDRDPELRAGVVLAEGAHFTAGLDLADIGPRLGGDGLDFVPEGGLDPWAIRTRPVSKPVVIGLQGTCLTLGIELALASDVVLAEESARFGQIEVARGILPFGGATLRFPRAAGWGDALRWILTGDEFDAREAHRIGLVQEVVPDGAVAEAARALAARIAAQAPLAVQAALANARLAVAASDAEAAAALPAELARLAASDDARIGMEAFLARSTAEFTGR; this is encoded by the coding sequence ATGAGCGACGAGCGACGACGCGTGCGCACCGAACGGCGCGGCCACGTGCTCGAGATCGTGCTCGACCGGCCCGAGAAGCGCAACGCCGCCGACTTCGCACTGCTCACCGAGCTCGCCGCGGCCTACGGAGTGCTCGACCGCGATCCCGAGCTGCGGGCGGGCGTCGTCCTCGCCGAGGGCGCGCACTTCACCGCCGGCCTCGACCTGGCGGACATCGGCCCGCGCCTCGGCGGCGACGGCCTCGACTTCGTGCCCGAGGGCGGCCTCGACCCGTGGGCGATCCGCACCCGCCCGGTGTCGAAGCCCGTCGTGATCGGCCTGCAGGGCACCTGCCTCACCCTCGGCATCGAGCTGGCGCTCGCGAGCGACGTCGTCCTCGCCGAGGAGTCCGCTCGCTTCGGCCAGATCGAGGTCGCGCGCGGCATCCTCCCCTTCGGCGGCGCGACCCTGCGCTTCCCGCGCGCGGCCGGCTGGGGCGACGCCCTGCGCTGGATCCTCACCGGCGACGAGTTCGATGCGCGCGAGGCGCACCGCATCGGCCTCGTCCAGGAGGTGGTGCCCGACGGCGCCGTCGCCGAGGCGGCCCGCGCGCTCGCCGCCCGCATCGCGGCGCAGGCCCCGCTCGCCGTCCAGGCGGCGCTCGCGAACGCGCGGCTCGCCGTCGCCGCGTCCGACGCCGAGGCGGCCGCCGCACTGCCCGCCGAGCTCGCGCGCCTCGCCGCCTCCGACGACGCCCGGATCGGCATGGAGGCCTTCCTCGCCCGCAGCACCGCGGAGTTCACCGGCCGATGA